The genomic interval ACCTCGTCGCCCGGCCCGATACCGAGCGCGCGCAGCCCGAGTTCGAGGGCGAGCGTGCCGTTGGCCAGCGCAATCGCGTGGGGCGCCCCGACATAGTCGGCGAAGGCCTTTTCGAAGCGGCGGTTGCAATCGCCATGGACCAGCGCGTTGACCCGCCCGGTGGCGAGCACTTCGGCCACCGCGTCGCGTTCGTCGTCGTCGAATTGCGGCCAGCGCAGGGCAGGATCGTCGAGCGGGCCGGATTTCGCGGTATCGTCGGGCGCTGCCGCGCGGAGGCTGGCCGGCCCGTTCACGCGCCCGCTCCATCGAGCTGCGGGAAGGCGGAGGCCCTGCCATCCGCGCGCGGGTTCATGACCCGTTCGATCAGGCTTTCCTCCGCAGCGAGCGCCTCGGGCTGCCACGCATCGGCGCGCACCTGCGCCGTGATCTGGGCCAGCATCTGCGACCACCGTGACAGGGCGGAGGCCTTCACCATCTTGTGCGTCAGCGCGCACAGTTCATCGGCATCACCGCTTTCGAGCAGCTTCTCCAGTTCGCGGAAGCCCTCGACCAGATGTTCGAGCGCGACCGGGGAGGGCATCGCCTCGAAGATACCCGGAATGGCGCTCTCGATCTTCGATTCGCTTTCGTCGAACAGCTCCTCGAACATCTTTTCGCCGGGGCGCAGGCCGATGAAGTTGATCGGCACGTCGACATCGGGGCGCAGGCCGTGCATCCGGATGAGGCGCTTGGCGATGTCGACGATCCGCACTGGTTCGCCCATGTCCAGGACGAAGATCGTGCCACGATCGGATTCGGTCTGAAGCGCCCGTGCGCTGCTTTGCAGGATGAGCAGCACGGCCTCCTGCACGGTCATGAAGAAACGCTCGATGTCGGGGTGCGTGACCGTCAGCGGCTGGCCCGCGGCAAGCTGCCGCTGGAACAAGGGGATCAGCGAGCCGCTGGAACCTAGCACGTTACCGAAGCGCACGGTCAGGAAACGCGGCGAATCCTCGTCGCAACTGCCGATAAGGTCGAGCGCCTGGCAATAGAGTTCGCCCAGCCGCTTGGTCGCCCCCATCAGGCCGACCGGATTGACCGCCTTGTCGGTCGAGACCTGCACCATCGCGGTAACGTCGAACGCGCAGGCCGCATCGGCGACGTTGCGCGTGCCCAGCACGTTGGTGTGGATGCCCGCCGCCGGATTGGTTTCCACCATCGGCACGTGCTTGAGCGCTGCGGCGTGGAAGACGATATCGGGCCGGCGCCGTTCGAACACCTGCCACAGCGCCGTGCGCTGGCGAATGGAGCACAGCTCGGGATGAATGACGAGATCGGGAAATTCCTCCCGCGTGCGCATCTCGGCGGCGTAGAGGCTGTATTCGGCATGATCGAGCAGCACGATCTCGGCCGGATCGTAGCGGGCGATCTGGCGCACCAGTTCGCCCCCGATCGTGCCGCCAGCGCCCGTCACCATGATCCGCCGACCCGCGACCATCTGCTCGACATAGCTGTGTTCGATGTGAACCTCGGGCCGGCCGAGAAGGTCGGCGAGGGGCATCCGCTCGATGTCGACCGCGTCGCTGCCGCGCTGGCTGCGCGCCCAGGGCGGCTGGAAGCGGGATACGCTCAATTCCAGTTCCTCCGCCACCGAAGCCACGGCGACGATGTCTTGCGGGGTGATGAGGCTGGCGCTTTCCTGCACCACCAGATGGGCCGGCCGCCGGCCCCGCCGGTCGAGCGATTCGACGACCTGGTGGATATCCTCGGGCGCGCCCTCGATCCGCACGCCGCCGATACGCAGGTTCTCGTCCTGGCCGCCGGGCGTCAATACGCCCACGATCTCCAGCCCGGAATCGGGATCGGTGCGCACCAGGTCGATCATGATGCGCGCCCAGTCTATCTCGCCCAGAAGGATCACCCGCCGCCGCGGGGCCAGCGCCGCGCGCCGCCGGTGCATCGCCAGCTGTTCGCGCAGGCCCCGGCGAACGGCGCGCACGGCGATCATCGCCACCAGCGTCAGCGCGACGTGCACCGCCACGAACAGGGCGAGCTCGGGTCCGTAGACGCGCTGCGGGAAGATGAAGGCCGCCGTCGCCAGCCAGATCAGCGTCGAGCTGCCCAGCAGCACCGCTGCGATGTAGGCGGTGTCGAGCACGGAGATGAAGCGCCAGCTGCGGCGGTACACGCCGAACACCAGCATGCTGACGATGAGCGCCGCGGTAAGGCCCGAGATGAACAGCCAGTCGGGCAAGGACGAAAGGGTGCGCACGCCCGGCAGTATCGCGCGGGACAACCGTAAGGCCAGCAGGATTGCTGCGGCGTCGAGCGACAGCACGACGATCAGCCGGACGATCGCGAAAGCGGTACGGTGGCGCACGGCGAGGACGCGGGTCTTCTGCGCCAACTGCTCTCCCAATCGCTCGGTGAAAGACCTGCTTTCGACCGCGTCGCGGCGGGGGGGTGCCGATCCTGCCGTTGCAGCCTGTTCGGACATCGTGCGTTCCCTTTCGTCCGGCGACCGGGACATGGCCGCCTGCGGGCGATTGTAGGCCCTGCGGGGGCGGCGCCGCCATTGGCCGCCGGACTACTATCCTTTATTCTCGGCCTGTCCCGATGCGTAGGCACCCACCTATCCTTTCGAGAGGTCACGCAAATCTAAGGGGATGACCGCCGGCGTGCGCTGCCTATCCCTTTGCCCCGCCCATCGGCGCGGCCGGGCGTGTACACCTTTGGGCCATGTCGCTGCCCATCAGATCCGTTACCGCCGTGCGAGCGCGGCGCGCGTGAGGATCCTCGTCCTCTCCAGCCTGTCGATGTCGCTCGTCAACTTCCGCGGGGCGCTGCTGTGCGCGATGCGCGATGCCGGGCACGACGTGATCGCCTGCGCCCCGGACGCCGAACCCGGCGTGGTCGGCCAGCTGGAAGAATGGGGCATTGGCTTCCGCCTGACGCCGATGGCGCGCGCCTCGCTCGCTCCGCTCGAGGATCTGCGGACGCTCGCCGCCTATCGCCGGCTCATCTCGGCCGAGCGGATCGACATGGTGGTGGCCTACACGCAGAAACCGATCGTCTTCGGCGGCCTCGCCGCGCGCATGGCGCGCGTGCCCTTCTACGCCATCATGAGCGGCCTGGGCTACGTCTTCAGTCCTGTCGCCGACGACAAGCGGATGCTGCGCCGCCTGGTGGCGCGCGTCTACCGCGCGGGCGTGGCCCGGGCGCGGGCGATATTCGTCTTCAATTCCGATGATCGCCGGATGATGCTGGAAGAAGGTATCGTGGACGAGGGGCAGCGCGTGTTGCAGGTGCCCGGATCGGGCGTCGATACGGCTCGCTTCGCGCAGGCGCCGCTTCCCGAAGGTCCGCCGACCTTTCTGATGGTAGGCCGCCTGATGCGCGACAAGGGCGTGCACGAATACATCGCTGCGGCCCGCGCCATCAGCGCAGACCGGCCCGATGCCCGTTTCCTCCTGCTCGGTCGCCCCGAACCCGCCAACCCCACGGGTCTGAGCCCGGAAGACCTCGCCCGCTTGCGCGCCGAGGGTATCGTCACCCTGCTCGACGAGGTGCGCGACGTGCGGCCCGTTCTCGCCCGGTCGCACGTCTTCGTGCTGCCCTCCTTCTACCGGGAGGGTCTGCCGCGCACGATCCTGGAGGCTCTGGCGACGGGCCGGCCCGTCATCACCACCGACATGCCCGGGTGCCGGGACGCGATCGAACCGGGCGAAAACGGTCTTCTCGTGCCGCCACGCGATGCGCGGGCGCTCGAACGTGCGATGCAGACCCTCATGGACGATCCGGCGCGTGTGGCGCGCATGGGCGATGCCGCCCGGCGCACGGCGGTGGAGCGATATGACGTCGCCATCGTCAACGCCCTGCTGCTGCGCGAGATGGGCCTGGTCGCAAACGGGAAGACCGGTCAGCGGGCGGCCGGCGAACGGGTCGCGGCATGACCTTGCGCGTCGCGCTGGAAGCCGTGCTGGCGGCGCTGCTCCTCGTTCTGCTGGCGCCCGTCCTGCTGGCGACCGCGCTGGCAGTCCGGCTGGCACTGGGTCGCGGGGTGCTTTTCCGCCAGACTCGGAGCGGCCTTGGCGGCGTGCCGTTCCTGATGATCAAGTTCCGCACCATGACCGACGCGCGCGATGCACAGGGAAACCTTCTGCCAGACCCCGACCGTACGCCTGCGCTGGGACGCTGGCTGCGCCGGCTGCGGATCGACGAGCTTCCCGAACTGGTGAACATCGCGCGCGGCGAGATGGCGTTCGTCGGCCCGCGTCCGTTGCTGCCCGCCACGATCGCCGAAATGGGCGACGGCGGCATCGCGCGGGGCGCGGTGCGCCCCGGCCTCACCGGCTGGGCGCAGGTCAACGGCAATGCGCTCCTGTCGCGGGAGGACAAGCTGGCGCTCGATCTCGCCTATATCCGCGCCCGCTCGCTGCGCTTCGATACGAGGATCGTGTTGCGGACCGTGCTGGTCGTGCTGCTGGGTGAAAACGCGACCATGACGAAGGAGGCTCGCGATGCGCGCGGTTCTCGTCGGCTCGGTTGAGAGCAGTCGCATTGCGCTGGAGGCGCTCGGCGATGCCGCCGACTGGACGGTGGCGGGCGTCGTTTCGCTGCGCGATGCGCTGTCGGGGCGGCATTCCGATTTCGTCGACATGGCGGCGGCGGCGAAGGCGCGGGGGGCCCGGCCCATTCAGGTGGCCAACGTGAACGATCCCGAGGCCCTCTCGGCGATCCGCGACTGCCGGCCCGACTACCTGTTCGTCATCGGCTGGTCGCAGATCTGCGGGCCGGACTTTCGCGCCATCGCGCCCGGTAGGACGATCGGTTATCACCCCGCGGCCCTGCCCCGGATGCGGGGGCGCGCGGCAATCCCGTGGACGATCCTCGCCGACGAGAAGATCACTGCGGGAAGCCTGTTCTGGATCGACGGCGGAACCGATACCGGTGCGTTGCTCGACCAGGCCTATTTCCATGTCGCGCCCGGGGAAACCGCGGCGACGCTGTATGCCAAGCACATGCGGGCGCTGCGTGAAATGCTCGCTCGCACCTTGCCCGTCCTGGCGCGCGGCGAGGAGCCGCGGCGCGAGCAGGACGAGGATTGCGCAA from Aurantiacibacter spongiae carries:
- a CDS encoding polysaccharide biosynthesis protein, with the translated sequence MSEQAATAGSAPPRRDAVESRSFTERLGEQLAQKTRVLAVRHRTAFAIVRLIVVLSLDAAAILLALRLSRAILPGVRTLSSLPDWLFISGLTAALIVSMLVFGVYRRSWRFISVLDTAYIAAVLLGSSTLIWLATAAFIFPQRVYGPELALFVAVHVALTLVAMIAVRAVRRGLREQLAMHRRRAALAPRRRVILLGEIDWARIMIDLVRTDPDSGLEIVGVLTPGGQDENLRIGGVRIEGAPEDIHQVVESLDRRGRRPAHLVVQESASLITPQDIVAVASVAEELELSVSRFQPPWARSQRGSDAVDIERMPLADLLGRPEVHIEHSYVEQMVAGRRIMVTGAGGTIGGELVRQIARYDPAEIVLLDHAEYSLYAAEMRTREEFPDLVIHPELCSIRQRTALWQVFERRRPDIVFHAAALKHVPMVETNPAAGIHTNVLGTRNVADAACAFDVTAMVQVSTDKAVNPVGLMGATKRLGELYCQALDLIGSCDEDSPRFLTVRFGNVLGSSGSLIPLFQRQLAAGQPLTVTHPDIERFFMTVQEAVLLILQSSARALQTESDRGTIFVLDMGEPVRIVDIAKRLIRMHGLRPDVDVPINFIGLRPGEKMFEELFDESESKIESAIPGIFEAMPSPVALEHLVEGFRELEKLLESGDADELCALTHKMVKASALSRWSQMLAQITAQVRADAWQPEALAAEESLIERVMNPRADGRASAFPQLDGAGA
- a CDS encoding glycosyltransferase family 4 protein, which produces MRILVLSSLSMSLVNFRGALLCAMRDAGHDVIACAPDAEPGVVGQLEEWGIGFRLTPMARASLAPLEDLRTLAAYRRLISAERIDMVVAYTQKPIVFGGLAARMARVPFYAIMSGLGYVFSPVADDKRMLRRLVARVYRAGVARARAIFVFNSDDRRMMLEEGIVDEGQRVLQVPGSGVDTARFAQAPLPEGPPTFLMVGRLMRDKGVHEYIAAARAISADRPDARFLLLGRPEPANPTGLSPEDLARLRAEGIVTLLDEVRDVRPVLARSHVFVLPSFYREGLPRTILEALATGRPVITTDMPGCRDAIEPGENGLLVPPRDARALERAMQTLMDDPARVARMGDAARRTAVERYDVAIVNALLLREMGLVANGKTGQRAAGERVAA
- a CDS encoding sugar transferase translates to MTLRVALEAVLAALLLVLLAPVLLATALAVRLALGRGVLFRQTRSGLGGVPFLMIKFRTMTDARDAQGNLLPDPDRTPALGRWLRRLRIDELPELVNIARGEMAFVGPRPLLPATIAEMGDGGIARGAVRPGLTGWAQVNGNALLSREDKLALDLAYIRARSLRFDTRIVLRTVLVVLLGENATMTKEARDARGSRRLG
- a CDS encoding methionyl-tRNA formyltransferase is translated as MRAVLVGSVESSRIALEALGDAADWTVAGVVSLRDALSGRHSDFVDMAAAAKARGARPIQVANVNDPEALSAIRDCRPDYLFVIGWSQICGPDFRAIAPGRTIGYHPAALPRMRGRAAIPWTILADEKITAGSLFWIDGGTDTGALLDQAYFHVAPGETAATLYAKHMRALREMLARTLPVLARGEEPRREQDEDCATWCARRTAADGRIDWTRPASQIARLVRAVGRPYPGAWTCAGDNRLTIWSARECGSGERHLAGAGQVISREENAFTVSCGNGGALRVEEWESTTGRMPGVHVLLGEGAASC